A genome region from Candidatus Zixiibacteriota bacterium includes the following:
- the nuoK gene encoding NADH-quinone oxidoreductase subunit NuoK has product MEPTLTHFLVLGAVLFALGIFGILTRRNAIGILMAIELLFNAAGINFVAFTKFIAPEGIAGHVFTVFIITIAAAEAAVGLAIVMLVYRNFKGIEVDKINFMKW; this is encoded by the coding sequence ATGGAACCGACCTTGACTCATTTCTTAGTATTGGGCGCAGTTCTCTTCGCATTGGGGATATTTGGAATTCTTACTCGCCGCAATGCTATTGGTATATTGATGGCGATTGAATTATTGTTCAATGCCGCAGGAATCAATTTTGTGGCATTTACAAAGTTTATAGCCCCGGAGGGTATCGCGGGGCATGTGTTTACTGTTTTTATTATTACTATCGCTGCCGCTGAGGCCGCTGTTGGCTTGGCGATTGTGATGTTAGTTTATCGTAATTTTAAAGGCATTGAAGTAGACAAAATTAATTTCATGAAATGGTAG
- a CDS encoding NADH-quinone oxidoreductase subunit J, producing MNLAIFYVLAIMAGVSALMVVTLKNIFHSALFLVLTLFSVAGIYVLLGAEFLAGVQVLIYVGAITILMIFAIMLTYQINNKSIKQVNEQVVPASLIVLIFFGMSLFTLFKTGWSVGDGSLPERNTFELGRQLLSTYVVPFEVVSIVLLVALIGAIIIARQDKQKEN from the coding sequence ATGAACCTCGCAATCTTTTATGTTTTAGCAATTATGGCCGGCGTTTCCGCACTTATGGTTGTAACATTGAAAAATATATTTCATTCGGCCTTGTTTTTAGTGTTGACCCTTTTTTCGGTGGCTGGGATATATGTGCTTTTGGGCGCCGAGTTCTTAGCCGGTGTTCAGGTTTTGATATATGTGGGCGCGATTACAATATTAATGATATTTGCTATTATGCTGACTTATCAGATTAACAATAAAAGCATAAAACAGGTAAATGAGCAGGTTGTACCGGCAAGTCTGATTGTTTTGATATTTTTTGGGATGTCCTTATTTACATTATTCAAAACAGGCTGGTCGGTCGGCGATGGAAGTTTGCCTGAACGTAATACATTCGAGCTTGGCAGGCAGTTGCTATCAACATATGTGGTCCCTTTTGAGGTTGTTTCGATAGTCCTTCTCGTGGCGCTAATCGGGGCGATAATTATCGCCCGTCAGGATAAACAGAAGGAGAATTGA